The following proteins come from a genomic window of Anopheles ziemanni chromosome 3, idAnoZiCoDA_A2_x.2, whole genome shotgun sequence:
- the LOC131288493 gene encoding serine-arginine protein 55 isoform X1 yields MVGSRVYVGGLPYGVRERDLERFFKGYGRTRDILIKNGYGFVEFEDYRDADDAVYELNGKELLGERVVVEPARGTARGPSGYRERDRYDRDRRGGRYDKYKSNSRNSSRYGPPLRTEYRLIVENLSTRVSWQDLKDYMRQAGEVTYADAHKQRKNEGVVEFATLSDMKTAIEKLDDTELNGRRIHLVEDRGRNGRNGRGRSRSSSSRSRSRSRRRSRSRSRSRRSSRSRSKSRSRSKSKNGSKSPEKSRSRSRSNKSRDNSKSKSRSRSPKRDRDESRSRSRSRSKSHSRSRSKSKDNKSRSRSRSRSRTPRSHSRSRDRSQSPDKSHDKSRSASPKNNDHSPERNESMED; encoded by the exons ATGGTGGGATCGCGTGTGTACGTCGGTGGCTTACCGTACGGTGTCAGGGAACGCGACTTGGAGCGTTTTTTTAAAGGTTATGGAAGAACAAGAGATATTCTCATCAAGAATGGTTACGGCTTCGTG GAGTTCGAAGACTATCGGGATGCTGATGACGCCGTTTACGAATTGAACGGGAAAGAATTATTGGGAGAAAG GGTCGTCGTCGAACCTGCTCGTGGAACGGCCCGTGGTCCGAGTGGCTACCGCGAGAGAGATCGATACGATAGGGATCGTCGTGGTGGAAGGTACGATAA ATATAAAAGCAATTCCAGGAACAGTTCCCGCTATGGACCCCCTCTGCGCACCGAATATCGTTTGATCGTGGAAAATTTGTCAACCCGAGTGAGCTGGCAG GACTTGAAAGACTACATGCGCCAAGCTGGAGAGGTGACTTATGCAGATGCTCACAAACAACGGAAAAATGAAGG TGTGGTTGAATTTGCAACACTATCCGACATGAAGACGGCAATTGAAAAGTTGGACGATACCGAACTTAATGGGCGCAGGATTCATCTGGTAGAGGACCGTGGGCGCAATGGACGAAATGGACGCGGACGGTCCCGATCATCGAGCAGTCGCTCGAGATCACGCTCACGTCGCCGTTCTCGTTCCCGGTCTCGCTCTCGTCGCTCTTCACGAAGCCGCTCCAAGTCTCGCAGCCGTTCGAAGTCGAAGAATGGATCGAAATCACCGGAAAAATCTCGCTCTCGTTCACGTTCGAA caAATCTCGCGACAACAGCAAGTCGAAATCACGCTCCCGATCACCGAAACGAGATCGCGATGAGTCGAGATCCCGCTCGCGCTCACGCTCGAAGTCACACTCTCGCTCGCGTTCCAAGTCCAAGGACAACAAATCCCGCTCGCGTTCTCGATCCCGGTCACGCACACCGCGTTCCCATTCGAGATCCCGTGATCGTTCGCAATCGCCAGACAAGTCCCACGACAAGTCTCGATCGGCATCACCAAAAAATAACGATCACTCTCCGGAGCGTAATGAAAGCATGGAAGATTAA
- the LOC131288493 gene encoding serine-arginine protein 55 isoform X3 → MVGSRVYVGGLPYGVRERDLERFFKGYGRTRDILIKNGYGFVEFEDYRDADDAVYELNGKELLGERVVVEPARGTARGPSGYRERDRYDRDRRGGRYDKNSSRYGPPLRTEYRLIVENLSTRVSWQDLKDYMRQAGEVTYADAHKQRKNEGVVEFATLSDMKTAIEKLDDTELNGRRIHLVEDRGRNGRNGRGRSRSSSSRSRSRSRRRSRSRSRSRRSSRSRSKSRSRSKSKNGSKSPEKSRSRSRSNKSRDNSKSKSRSRSPKRDRDESRSRSRSRSKSHSRSRSKSKDNKSRSRSRSRSRTPRSHSRSRDRSQSPDKSHDKSRSASPKNNDHSPERNESMED, encoded by the exons ATGGTGGGATCGCGTGTGTACGTCGGTGGCTTACCGTACGGTGTCAGGGAACGCGACTTGGAGCGTTTTTTTAAAGGTTATGGAAGAACAAGAGATATTCTCATCAAGAATGGTTACGGCTTCGTG GAGTTCGAAGACTATCGGGATGCTGATGACGCCGTTTACGAATTGAACGGGAAAGAATTATTGGGAGAAAG GGTCGTCGTCGAACCTGCTCGTGGAACGGCCCGTGGTCCGAGTGGCTACCGCGAGAGAGATCGATACGATAGGGATCGTCGTGGTGGAAGGTACGATAA GAACAGTTCCCGCTATGGACCCCCTCTGCGCACCGAATATCGTTTGATCGTGGAAAATTTGTCAACCCGAGTGAGCTGGCAG GACTTGAAAGACTACATGCGCCAAGCTGGAGAGGTGACTTATGCAGATGCTCACAAACAACGGAAAAATGAAGG TGTGGTTGAATTTGCAACACTATCCGACATGAAGACGGCAATTGAAAAGTTGGACGATACCGAACTTAATGGGCGCAGGATTCATCTGGTAGAGGACCGTGGGCGCAATGGACGAAATGGACGCGGACGGTCCCGATCATCGAGCAGTCGCTCGAGATCACGCTCACGTCGCCGTTCTCGTTCCCGGTCTCGCTCTCGTCGCTCTTCACGAAGCCGCTCCAAGTCTCGCAGCCGTTCGAAGTCGAAGAATGGATCGAAATCACCGGAAAAATCTCGCTCTCGTTCACGTTCGAA caAATCTCGCGACAACAGCAAGTCGAAATCACGCTCCCGATCACCGAAACGAGATCGCGATGAGTCGAGATCCCGCTCGCGCTCACGCTCGAAGTCACACTCTCGCTCGCGTTCCAAGTCCAAGGACAACAAATCCCGCTCGCGTTCTCGATCCCGGTCACGCACACCGCGTTCCCATTCGAGATCCCGTGATCGTTCGCAATCGCCAGACAAGTCCCACGACAAGTCTCGATCGGCATCACCAAAAAATAACGATCACTCTCCGGAGCGTAATGAAAGCATGGAAGATTAA
- the LOC131288493 gene encoding serine-arginine protein 55 isoform X4 translates to MVGSRVYVGGLPYGVRERDLERFFKGYGRTRDILIKNGYGFVEFEDYRDADDAVYELNGKELLGERVVVEPARGTARGPSGYRERDRYDRDRRGGRNSSRYGPPLRTEYRLIVENLSTRVSWQDLKDYMRQAGEVTYADAHKQRKNEGVVEFATLSDMKTAIEKLDDTELNGRRIHLVEDRGRNGRNGRGRSRSSSSRSRSRSRRRSRSRSRSRRSSRSRSKSRSRSKSKNGSKSPEKSRSRSRSNKSRDNSKSKSRSRSPKRDRDESRSRSRSRSKSHSRSRSKSKDNKSRSRSRSRSRTPRSHSRSRDRSQSPDKSHDKSRSASPKNNDHSPERNESMED, encoded by the exons ATGGTGGGATCGCGTGTGTACGTCGGTGGCTTACCGTACGGTGTCAGGGAACGCGACTTGGAGCGTTTTTTTAAAGGTTATGGAAGAACAAGAGATATTCTCATCAAGAATGGTTACGGCTTCGTG GAGTTCGAAGACTATCGGGATGCTGATGACGCCGTTTACGAATTGAACGGGAAAGAATTATTGGGAGAAAG GGTCGTCGTCGAACCTGCTCGTGGAACGGCCCGTGGTCCGAGTGGCTACCGCGAGAGAGATCGATACGATAGGGATCGTCGTGGTGGAAG GAACAGTTCCCGCTATGGACCCCCTCTGCGCACCGAATATCGTTTGATCGTGGAAAATTTGTCAACCCGAGTGAGCTGGCAG GACTTGAAAGACTACATGCGCCAAGCTGGAGAGGTGACTTATGCAGATGCTCACAAACAACGGAAAAATGAAGG TGTGGTTGAATTTGCAACACTATCCGACATGAAGACGGCAATTGAAAAGTTGGACGATACCGAACTTAATGGGCGCAGGATTCATCTGGTAGAGGACCGTGGGCGCAATGGACGAAATGGACGCGGACGGTCCCGATCATCGAGCAGTCGCTCGAGATCACGCTCACGTCGCCGTTCTCGTTCCCGGTCTCGCTCTCGTCGCTCTTCACGAAGCCGCTCCAAGTCTCGCAGCCGTTCGAAGTCGAAGAATGGATCGAAATCACCGGAAAAATCTCGCTCTCGTTCACGTTCGAA caAATCTCGCGACAACAGCAAGTCGAAATCACGCTCCCGATCACCGAAACGAGATCGCGATGAGTCGAGATCCCGCTCGCGCTCACGCTCGAAGTCACACTCTCGCTCGCGTTCCAAGTCCAAGGACAACAAATCCCGCTCGCGTTCTCGATCCCGGTCACGCACACCGCGTTCCCATTCGAGATCCCGTGATCGTTCGCAATCGCCAGACAAGTCCCACGACAAGTCTCGATCGGCATCACCAAAAAATAACGATCACTCTCCGGAGCGTAATGAAAGCATGGAAGATTAA
- the LOC131288493 gene encoding serine-arginine protein 55 isoform X2, whose translation MVGSRVYVGGLPYGVRERDLERFFKGYGRTRDILIKNGYGFVEFEDYRDADDAVYELNGKELLGERVVVEPARGTARGPSGYRERDRYDRDRRGGRYKSNSRNSSRYGPPLRTEYRLIVENLSTRVSWQDLKDYMRQAGEVTYADAHKQRKNEGVVEFATLSDMKTAIEKLDDTELNGRRIHLVEDRGRNGRNGRGRSRSSSSRSRSRSRRRSRSRSRSRRSSRSRSKSRSRSKSKNGSKSPEKSRSRSRSNKSRDNSKSKSRSRSPKRDRDESRSRSRSRSKSHSRSRSKSKDNKSRSRSRSRSRTPRSHSRSRDRSQSPDKSHDKSRSASPKNNDHSPERNESMED comes from the exons ATGGTGGGATCGCGTGTGTACGTCGGTGGCTTACCGTACGGTGTCAGGGAACGCGACTTGGAGCGTTTTTTTAAAGGTTATGGAAGAACAAGAGATATTCTCATCAAGAATGGTTACGGCTTCGTG GAGTTCGAAGACTATCGGGATGCTGATGACGCCGTTTACGAATTGAACGGGAAAGAATTATTGGGAGAAAG GGTCGTCGTCGAACCTGCTCGTGGAACGGCCCGTGGTCCGAGTGGCTACCGCGAGAGAGATCGATACGATAGGGATCGTCGTGGTGGAAG ATATAAAAGCAATTCCAGGAACAGTTCCCGCTATGGACCCCCTCTGCGCACCGAATATCGTTTGATCGTGGAAAATTTGTCAACCCGAGTGAGCTGGCAG GACTTGAAAGACTACATGCGCCAAGCTGGAGAGGTGACTTATGCAGATGCTCACAAACAACGGAAAAATGAAGG TGTGGTTGAATTTGCAACACTATCCGACATGAAGACGGCAATTGAAAAGTTGGACGATACCGAACTTAATGGGCGCAGGATTCATCTGGTAGAGGACCGTGGGCGCAATGGACGAAATGGACGCGGACGGTCCCGATCATCGAGCAGTCGCTCGAGATCACGCTCACGTCGCCGTTCTCGTTCCCGGTCTCGCTCTCGTCGCTCTTCACGAAGCCGCTCCAAGTCTCGCAGCCGTTCGAAGTCGAAGAATGGATCGAAATCACCGGAAAAATCTCGCTCTCGTTCACGTTCGAA caAATCTCGCGACAACAGCAAGTCGAAATCACGCTCCCGATCACCGAAACGAGATCGCGATGAGTCGAGATCCCGCTCGCGCTCACGCTCGAAGTCACACTCTCGCTCGCGTTCCAAGTCCAAGGACAACAAATCCCGCTCGCGTTCTCGATCCCGGTCACGCACACCGCGTTCCCATTCGAGATCCCGTGATCGTTCGCAATCGCCAGACAAGTCCCACGACAAGTCTCGATCGGCATCACCAAAAAATAACGATCACTCTCCGGAGCGTAATGAAAGCATGGAAGATTAA